One segment of Clavelina lepadiformis chromosome 2, kaClaLepa1.1, whole genome shotgun sequence DNA contains the following:
- the LOC143444890 gene encoding uncharacterized protein LOC143444890, whose product MFLQKFVLLCYAFALLLNAIPMSQATKNANDQRRFMRSLGRSARRILNENGCKFHLTPQKNTAGFVHWTEAYLKCNNLDNVVLTTVLCEKKCYNPVKCSRKFKGSNKLKGKPVMMDQRIENRDDTVFTVELPIACQCVSKLKKNCRLNTH is encoded by the exons ATGTTCTTGCAG aaattcGTTTTGTTATGCTACGCATTTGCTTTACTGCTGAACGCCATCCCAATGTCACAAGCAACGAAAAACGCGAACGACCAAAGACGGTTTATGAGGAGTTTAGGAAGAAGTGCTAGACG AATATTAAACGAAAACGGCTGCAAATTTCACCTTACACCACAAAAAAATACAGCTGGATTTGTTCATTGGACTGAAGCCTATCTTAAATGCAACAATCTCGACAATGTTGTATTGACTACTGTGCTGTGTGAAAAAAAATGCTACAATCCAGTGAAATGTTCAAGAAAGTTTAAAGGCAGTAACAAATTAAAAGGGAAACCAGTTATGATGGACCAACGTATTGAAAACAGAGATGACACAGTTTTTACTGTCGAGTTACCTATCGCCTGTCAatgtgtttcaaaattaaagaaaaactgCAGGTTGAACACACATTGA
- the LOC143446283 gene encoding choline-phosphate cytidylyltransferase B-like — translation MSSSSGMVRKRLHDQDDSATDSQMNDKTEYSPKMRKLSEMALYSPAQFWTADESKSKKTFLRMSKQEARTGTADRPARVYADGIYDMFHSGHARALMQAKKLFPNTYLIVGVCNDQLTHRLKGRTVMQEHERYEALRHCRYVDEVVRDAPWTLDDEFLDKHQIDFVAHDDLPYASTSSADVYKHIKEKGMFCATQRTEGISTSDVITRIVKDYDVYVRRNLSRGYSAKDLNISFIREKRISVLNTVDTVKDRLKDMGEKYKEFVGKIEDRSHEMLDKWREKSNDFVRNFIEMYGTMNQYKDQFIEAISPGRVSPISIPSSPTDNDDEYDSPRSPSFLVKETANALYENEDYDDDDEKDL, via the exons ATGTCTTCCAGCTCAGGAATGGTTCGTAAGCGTCTTCATGATCAGGATGATTCCGCAACAGATTCTCAAATGAACGATAAGACAGAGTATTCACCTAAAATGAGAAAGTTGTCTGAAATG GCGCTTTATTCACCAGCACAATTTTGGACTGCAGATgaaagcaaaagtaaaaagacatttttaaGGATGTCTAAGCAAGAGGCTCGGACTGGCA CTGCTGACAGGCCAGCAAGGGTGTATGCTGACGGAATTTATGATATGTTTCATTCTGGTCATGCTAGAGCATTAATGCaagcaaaaaaactttttccaaataCTTACCTCATTGTGGGAG TGTGCAATGATCAGCTGACTCATAGACTTAAGGGTCGAACTGTAATGCAAGAGCATGAAAGGTATGAAGCATTGCGTCATTGTCGATACGTTGATGAAGTTGTAAGAGATGCTCCATGGACACTGGACGATGAATTTTTGGACAAACATCAG ATTGACTTTGTAGCACATGATGACCTTCCATATGCTTCAACATCATCTGCTGATGTTTACAAACATATTAAAGAAAAAG gtATGTTTTGTGCAACCCAAAGAACTGAAGGTATATCAACTTCTGATGTGATTACACGAATTGTCAAGGATTATGATGTATATGTACGCCGCAATTTATCTCGCGGTTATTCTGCTAAGGACCTCAACATAAGTTTTATAAGG GAAAAGAGAATAAGTGTTCTGAACACTGTAGATACAGTGAAAGATCGTCTGAAAGACATGGGCGAGAAATACAAAGAATTTGTTGGGAAGATTGAAGATCGCAGTCATGAAATGCTTGATAAATGGAGAGAAAAATCTAATGATTTTGTGAGAAACTTCATTGAGATGTATGGGACTATG AATCAATACAAAGACCAGTTTATTGAAGCAATATCTCCTGGCCGTGTTAGTCCAATTAGTATTCCTTCATCTCCAACTGATAACGATGATGAATATGACAG CCCACGTTCCCCAAGCTTTTTGGTAAAAGAAACAGCAAATGCATTATATGAAAACGAAGattatgatgatgatgatgaaaagGACCTGTAG
- the LOC143445509 gene encoding SWI/SNF-related matrix-associated actin-dependent regulator of chromatin subfamily E member 1-like, producing the protein MSRRTTRATAGDLYATLSIQPVSGNHIAPSTTMYLSNQYNHPAFNKLYLGPNLSGGKGAGSAIPKAPKAPEKPLMPYMRFSRKVWDDVKANQPELKLWEIGKIIGKMWRELPPGDKQLFMDEYDAEKLEYQDLLKSFHNSPAYQAYLQAKGRAEAVEAAENRASERDDACMSIETTDDDTGDTDEGYSVKHVAAARFQRNHRLMQDITAESSSVPSGRGIVTKQRLDILRNQVQSLERHQTKLHKELLEIEDNHAIKKNRWKENSNKFFTEMKRLRNMTPQEYYAEYKKKQQMLKEESLKEAAANAASSNAEKKADTAKDETITDKVAVSSGSTTEESNIKDDTPVKCDIKQNETEKQLTEGTTMDVSVAEKDDHKSDKLSSPEEDTAKIRSCIPEGQHVEPPNKDDDIMESGETEMSSENLLKPSQSNEETSTMETTNDTQKES; encoded by the coding sequence ATGTCGAGACGTACAACACGTGCTACTGCTGGTGATTTGTATGCGACATTGTCAATCCAACCTGTAAGCGGCAATCATATTGCTCCCAGCACAACAATGTATTTAAGTAACCAGTATAACCATCCAGCTTTCAATAAGCTTTATTTGGGACCCAATTTGTCTGGGGGAAAAGGTGCTGGAAGTGCAATACCAAAAGCTCCGAAAGCCCCAGAAAAGCCTCTTATGCCTTACATGAGGTTTAGCAGAAAGGTTTGGGATGATGTCAAAGCCAATCAGCCTGAACTGAAACTATGGGAAATTGGGAAAATTATTGGAAAGATGTGGCGAGAATTACCACCGGGAGACAAACAGCTGTTTATGGATGAATATGATGCAGAGAAGTTGGAATATCAAGATCTTCTAAAATCTTTTCATAATTCTCCTGCCTATCAAGCCTACTTGCAAGCAAAAGGAAGGGCTGAAGCTGTGGAAGCAGCAGAAAATAGAGCTTCAGAAAGGGATGATGCTTGCATGAGCATTGAGACGACTGATGATGATACTGGTGATACCGATGAAGGTTATTCAGTAAAGCATGTGGCTGCTGCACGATTTCAACGTAATCATCGCTTAATGCAAGACATTACAGCAGAATCGAGTTCTGTTCCTTCTGGTCGTGGCATAGTTACAAAGCAGCGACTTGATATTCTAAGGAACCAAGTTCAGTCATTGGAGCGACACCAAACGAAATTGCATaaagaacttttggaaattgAAGATAATCATGCTATTAAAAAGAATAGGTGGAaagaaaattcaaataaattctTTACAGAAATGAAACGTTTACGGAATATGACACCTCAAGAATATTATGCAGAgtacaaaaagaaacagcagATGCTGAAAGAAGAAAGTTTGAAGGAAGCAGCTGCAAATGCTGCATCTTCAAATGCAGAGAAAAAAGCTGACACAGCAAAAGATGAAACCATAACTGATAAAGTTGCTGTATCTTCGGGTTCTACCACTGAAGAATCTAATATCAAAGATGACACACCTGTTAAGTGtgatattaaacaaaatgaaacagaaaaGCAATTAACTGAAGGTACAACAATGGATGTTTCTGTTGCAGAAAAGGATGATCATAAGTCAGATAAACTGTCGTCACCGGAGGAAGATACTGCAAAAATCAGAAGTTGTATACCAGAAGGTCAACATGTCGAACCACCCAACAAGGATGATGATATCATGGAAAGTGGAGAAACAGAAATGAGTTCGGAAAATCTCCTGAAACCCAGTCAATCAAATGAAGAAACTTCCACTATGGAAACCACCAATGATACGCAAAAAGAAAGTTGA
- the LOC143445510 gene encoding uncharacterized protein LOC143445510 has product MENPEQVVLMHMDEMLEEILSYLPLMDMLKVKSVCVKWNKIVQRILRLRGKHPSVDFNMFTDHRAYGNSFNSSNNNDDEDTLIQSKRKKSENLSKDNYRMSLDQYVSSFLDWRQKWTQVPRIIIVSCKSDNPTGRKFAELTSEIYGVIQQYTPKDTIVIMLRSPICCPATTFKACCHVDTLLFSSVAQSSVSVMAWQTLNVKLEKKVLLRSLQKFLINQEDLKLLLFFYDISSKHNITRWIKSTFCSFLKDKLKAHRSAVVLGCALHDKHGIKYPSTCGNKFFTLMGNTLNSSDLPEKKFKNGSFLCLALNGKSVNTASVHLDYAVRTLDGLSAKLRLLKESTADIIKKLSVTSFGIMIGCVNRMHDSLWYEDSEEYETVEAPIEINAFQKEFPGMPLLVMHGFGEVGNSFNLLNNSQVLESARLFHSASTIFTIVSFT; this is encoded by the coding sequence ATGGAAAATCCAGAACAAGTTGTCTTAATGCATATGGATGAAATGCTGGAAGAAATACTGTCATATCTTCCACTTATGGATATGCTAAAAGTCAAATCAGTTTGTGTTAAATGGAATAAAATTGTGCAGAGGATTTTAAGATTGCGTGGAAAGCATCCTAGTGTTGATTTCAATATGTTTACTGATCACCGTGCATATGGTAACAGTTTCAACTCTTCTAATAACAATGATGATGAAGATACTTTAATCCAAAGTAAGAGAAAGAaatcagaaaacttatcaaaagaTAACTACAGAATGTCTCTTGACCAGTATGTGTCATCATTTCTAGATTGGCGACAGAAATGGACACAAGTACCTCGAATTATTATAGTTTCGTGTAAGTCGGACAATCCCACTGGTCGGAAATTTGCAGAGCTGACAAGCGAAATATATGGAGTTATTCAACAATATACCCCAAAAGACACTATTGTGATTATGCTGCGTAGTCCAATCTGTTGTCCTGCAACTACATTTAAGGCATGCTGCCATGTAGATACATTGCTCTTTTCTTCTGTCGCCCAGAGTTCAGTCAGTGTAATGGCTTGGCAAACTCTGAATGTCAAACTCGAGAAGAAAGTTTTGTTGAGatcacttcaaaaattccTCATAAACCAAGAAGATTTAAaactgttgttgtttttttatgatATTTCATCAAAGCATAACATCACACGCTGGATAAAGTCTACTTTTTGCTCTTTCCTTAAAGACAAATTGAAAGCACATAGAAGTGCTGTTGTGTTAGGTTGTGCATTGCATGACAAACATGGAATAAAATACCCTTCTACTTGtggaaacaaatttttcactcTTATGGGTAACACTCTCAATTCTTCAGATTTACCAgaaaaaaagttcaaaaatgGTTCGTTTCTTTGCTTAGCATTAAATGGAAAATCTGTCAATACTGCTTCGGTACATCTTGATTATGCTGTTAGAACACTAGACGGGCTTTCTGCCAAACTAAGATTATTAAAAGAATCCACGGCTGACATTATTAAAAAGTTGTCTGTGACAAGCTTTGGCATTATGATTGGTTGTGTAAATCGTATGCATGACAGTTTATGGTATGAAGACAGTGAGGAATATGAAACAGTGGAAGCACCTATTGAAATCAATGCTTTTCAGAAGGAATTTCCTGGCATGCCTCTTTTAGTGATGCATGGATTTGGAGAAGTAggaaatagttttaatttgcTCAACAACAGCCAGGTATTGGAAAGCGCAAGGTTGTTCCATTCAGCCTCAACTATATTTACAATTGTTTCTTTCACATAA
- the LOC143445511 gene encoding uncharacterized protein LOC143445511 isoform X1, with translation MVEKINLQILALGYQQNIKDSLELVDAKTGITQHALTKKGQFSRDKSRCHISDDIDCFMDSESDGSCNDDTLSTQNSGSSVEIERRSSLPNYAQEQQHTNHLDLQQNAYHCNSTLKDGLFAVPIEKLEVPFISPILDERKISSQCFPEANKKEKIYDCNGMSNDVGKHKRGTQPPDSELSKLEQVKEDMKETNLSELDGDWICCKRLKPASLKMFTPKRLSHDGPFTVPQQPAKSHIRTSSPAFQKPTPKAKKAILENLELSAIVQVDNSFTDSLELIPRADTPGTVNSDEIVVCSFTRDHSTDLLVDLLSPRQEMEIDDVLENDLETASFSDLPRDVIELLPSPEHPKPVKRSKVVKKWRRLYVQPENILESL, from the exons ATGGTGGAAAAAATAAACCTTCAGATACTAGCTCTAGGTTATCAGCAAAATATTAAAGATAGCTTGGAACTTGTTGACGCCAAGACAGGCATCACACAGCATGCTCTGACG AAAAAAGGACAGTTTTCTAGAGACAAATCAAGATGCCACATATCTGATGATATTGACTGTTTCATGGATAGCGAGTCTGATGGAAGTTGTAATGATG ATACACTTTCAACTCAGAATTCTGGATCGTCAGTGGAAATTGAACGTCGTTCTTCTTTACCAAACT ATGCTCAAGAACAACAGCACACAAATCATTTGGATCTGCAGCAAAATGCTTACCATTGCAATTCCACGTTAAAAGATGGATTGTTTGCTGTTCCAATTGAGAAGTTGGAAGTTCCATTTATATCACCTATTTTGG ATGAGAGAAAAATAAGTTCACAGTGCTTTCCAGAAGCTAATAAGAAAGAAAAGATTTAT GATTGTAATGGAATGTCAAATGATGTTGGCAAACACAAACGAGGCACACAACCACCAGACAGCGAACTATCAAAGCTTGAACAAG TGAAAGAAGATATGAAAGAAACAAATCTGTCTGAATTGGATGGGGACTGGATTTGTTGCAAAA GGCTCAAACCTGCTTCGTTAAAGATGTTTACTCCAAAAAGACTG TCCCATGATGGTCCTTTCACTGTACCTCAACAACCTGCAAAGTCTCACATTAGGACAAGCAGTCCTGCATTTCAGAAACCAACGCCAAAAGCAAAGAAAgcaattttagaaaat TTGGAGCTTTCAGCCATTGTGCAAGTAGATAACAGTTTCACGGACAGCCTAGAGTTGATCCCAAGAGCAGACACTCCGGGAACTGTTAACAGTGATGAGATTGTTGTTTGCAGTTTTACTCGTGATCATTCAACAG ATTTATTGGTAGACTTGCTGTCACCTCGTCAGGAAATGGAGATTGATGATGTTTTGGAAAACGATTTG GAGACTGCTTCCTTTAGCGATTTGCcacgtgatgtgatagaacTGCTACCATCGCCAGAACACCCGAAACCAGTAAAGCGATCGAAAGTAGTCAAGAAATGGAGACGATTGTACGTGCAACCAG aaaatattttggaatCACTTTAA
- the LOC143445511 gene encoding uncharacterized protein LOC143445511 isoform X2, producing the protein MVEKINLQILALGYQQNIKDSLELVDAKTGITQHALTKKGQFSRDKSRCHISDDIDCFMDSESDGSCNDDTLSTQNSGSSVEIERRSSLPNYAQEQQHTNHLDLQQNAYHCNSTLKDGLFAVPIEKLEVPFISPILDERKISSQCFPEANKKEKIYDCNGMSNDVGKHKRGTQPPDSELSKLEQVKEDMKETNLSELDGDWICCKRLKPASLKMFTPKRLSHDGPFTVPQQPAKSHIRTSSPAFQKPTPKAKKAILENLELSAIVQVDNSFTDSLELIPRADTPGTVNSDEIVVCSFTRDHSTDLLSPRQEMEIDDVLENDLETASFSDLPRDVIELLPSPEHPKPVKRSKVVKKWRRLYVQPENILESL; encoded by the exons ATGGTGGAAAAAATAAACCTTCAGATACTAGCTCTAGGTTATCAGCAAAATATTAAAGATAGCTTGGAACTTGTTGACGCCAAGACAGGCATCACACAGCATGCTCTGACG AAAAAAGGACAGTTTTCTAGAGACAAATCAAGATGCCACATATCTGATGATATTGACTGTTTCATGGATAGCGAGTCTGATGGAAGTTGTAATGATG ATACACTTTCAACTCAGAATTCTGGATCGTCAGTGGAAATTGAACGTCGTTCTTCTTTACCAAACT ATGCTCAAGAACAACAGCACACAAATCATTTGGATCTGCAGCAAAATGCTTACCATTGCAATTCCACGTTAAAAGATGGATTGTTTGCTGTTCCAATTGAGAAGTTGGAAGTTCCATTTATATCACCTATTTTGG ATGAGAGAAAAATAAGTTCACAGTGCTTTCCAGAAGCTAATAAGAAAGAAAAGATTTAT GATTGTAATGGAATGTCAAATGATGTTGGCAAACACAAACGAGGCACACAACCACCAGACAGCGAACTATCAAAGCTTGAACAAG TGAAAGAAGATATGAAAGAAACAAATCTGTCTGAATTGGATGGGGACTGGATTTGTTGCAAAA GGCTCAAACCTGCTTCGTTAAAGATGTTTACTCCAAAAAGACTG TCCCATGATGGTCCTTTCACTGTACCTCAACAACCTGCAAAGTCTCACATTAGGACAAGCAGTCCTGCATTTCAGAAACCAACGCCAAAAGCAAAGAAAgcaattttagaaaat TTGGAGCTTTCAGCCATTGTGCAAGTAGATAACAGTTTCACGGACAGCCTAGAGTTGATCCCAAGAGCAGACACTCCGGGAACTGTTAACAGTGATGAGATTGTTGTTTGCAGTTTTACTCGTGATCATTCAACAG ACTTGCTGTCACCTCGTCAGGAAATGGAGATTGATGATGTTTTGGAAAACGATTTG GAGACTGCTTCCTTTAGCGATTTGCcacgtgatgtgatagaacTGCTACCATCGCCAGAACACCCGAAACCAGTAAAGCGATCGAAAGTAGTCAAGAAATGGAGACGATTGTACGTGCAACCAG aaaatattttggaatCACTTTAA